The Oceanisphaera avium genome includes a region encoding these proteins:
- a CDS encoding ABC transporter permease subunit — protein sequence MSTASKQALTLAGNRKRWLTDRIAQIGVTAGGILVLVMLLLIFFYLLYVVKPIFDSARVEPGHEFSLQLNAGDDVGKTLLLGVEEQNELVYRFSDSGDVSFYSLPEQGKRIYDFKLDEPVSISARSLSQNMVAYGIAGGAIKVLAPTFNVSYPENTRVIQPEVAFPFGQAPLVVDKQQRTLAQLSIAAKENDLAVAAITESGAGVLTRFSAKQNLMTGELTLSSTQVQLSGLPTDVEQLLLTPNLRFLFARSANEVWVYDVRNINKVVLRNVLTMNAPGANITSLSLLSGGHSLLVANDNGIISQWFEVARAGKREFTFIRDFATDGAVANITSEVNRKGFVTTSSSGNLDIFHTTGGVRLFSAPLAKGEVSALAISPRNSLLLLQNKDKISTFYVENEHPEVTMKALWTKVWYEGYSEPQYVWQSTSGSSDFESKLSLIPISFGTLKAAFYALLFAIPIAIAGAVYTAYFMSPGLRKVIKPTVEIMEALPTVILGFLAGLWLAPLIESHLPGMVLLLVLLPMSMLLMAFGWQLLPAYLRNRVPEGWQAILLLPLVVLVGWLSFALSPWLETWLFNGNARGFLTNELGIGFDQRNSLVVGIAMGFAVIPTIFSIAEDAVFSVPRHLSHGSLALGATTWQTLTRVVMLTASPGIFSAVMMGLGRAVGETMIVLMATGNTPVMDLSIFSGMRTLAANIAVEMPEAEVNSSHYRVLFLAAFLLFVFTFLFNTVAEFVRQRLRDKYSSM from the coding sequence ATGTCAACAGCGAGCAAACAAGCCCTCACCTTAGCGGGTAATCGTAAGCGTTGGCTAACCGATCGAATAGCACAAATTGGCGTCACTGCCGGTGGTATTTTGGTATTGGTCATGCTGTTGCTGATCTTCTTTTATTTACTCTATGTGGTTAAACCTATCTTCGATAGTGCCCGCGTTGAACCGGGCCACGAATTTAGCCTACAGCTTAATGCTGGCGATGACGTAGGTAAGACGCTGCTGTTAGGAGTAGAGGAACAAAACGAGCTGGTGTATCGCTTTAGTGACAGCGGTGACGTGAGCTTTTACTCTTTGCCTGAGCAAGGTAAGCGAATTTATGACTTTAAACTCGATGAGCCAGTTAGTATCAGTGCTCGCAGCCTGAGTCAAAATATGGTGGCCTATGGCATTGCGGGGGGCGCGATTAAGGTATTAGCGCCCACATTTAATGTTAGCTACCCTGAAAATACGCGCGTTATTCAACCTGAGGTAGCTTTTCCGTTTGGCCAAGCGCCGTTAGTGGTAGATAAACAGCAGCGCACCCTCGCTCAGCTAAGCATCGCCGCTAAGGAAAACGACTTAGCAGTGGCAGCCATCACCGAATCTGGCGCAGGTGTGTTGACCCGCTTTAGCGCTAAACAAAACTTGATGACGGGCGAGCTAACCTTGAGCTCTACTCAAGTACAGCTCTCAGGCTTACCCACTGACGTGGAACAGTTATTGCTAACGCCTAATTTGCGCTTCTTATTTGCGCGCAGCGCCAATGAGGTGTGGGTGTATGATGTGCGCAATATCAATAAGGTAGTGCTGCGCAACGTGCTCACCATGAATGCACCCGGCGCTAATATTACCTCGCTTAGCTTATTATCTGGTGGTCATTCCCTATTAGTGGCCAACGATAACGGCATCATATCTCAGTGGTTTGAAGTGGCGCGCGCGGGTAAGCGTGAATTTACTTTTATTCGTGATTTTGCCACTGACGGTGCGGTCGCTAATATCACCTCAGAGGTCAATCGTAAGGGCTTTGTTACCACCTCCAGTAGCGGTAATTTAGATATATTTCATACCACAGGCGGTGTGCGATTATTTTCTGCCCCCCTAGCGAAAGGCGAGGTATCGGCACTTGCCATATCGCCGCGTAATTCCCTATTGCTGCTACAAAACAAAGATAAAATATCTACTTTCTATGTTGAAAACGAACACCCCGAAGTCACCATGAAAGCGCTCTGGACTAAGGTGTGGTATGAGGGATATTCCGAGCCGCAATATGTGTGGCAGTCTACCTCGGGTAGCAGTGATTTTGAGTCAAAATTAAGCTTAATTCCTATCTCCTTTGGCACGCTTAAAGCCGCTTTTTATGCGCTGTTATTTGCTATTCCCATTGCCATCGCCGGCGCCGTTTATACCGCTTACTTTATGTCTCCAGGACTTAGAAAGGTAATAAAGCCCACGGTGGAAATTATGGAAGCACTGCCGACGGTGATTTTAGGCTTTTTAGCTGGACTATGGCTGGCGCCATTAATTGAAAGCCATTTGCCTGGCATGGTGCTTTTACTAGTGCTGCTGCCGATGTCGATGCTATTGATGGCCTTTGGTTGGCAGCTTTTACCGGCCTATTTGCGCAATCGGGTACCCGAAGGCTGGCAGGCTATTTTATTACTGCCGCTGGTGGTGTTGGTAGGTTGGTTGTCATTTGCGCTGAGTCCTTGGCTTGAAACCTGGTTATTTAATGGCAATGCCCGCGGCTTTTTAACCAATGAACTGGGCATTGGCTTTGATCAGCGCAATTCTTTGGTGGTAGGCATTGCCATGGGCTTTGCGGTGATCCCCACTATCTTCTCCATTGCCGAAGATGCGGTATTTTCAGTGCCGCGCCATCTTTCTCATGGCTCCTTAGCCTTAGGTGCCACTACGTGGCAAACCTTAACCCGAGTGGTGATGCTCACCGCTAGCCCTGGAATTTTCTCGGCGGTGATGATGGGGCTGGGCCGAGCAGTCGGTGAAACTATGATAGTGCTGATGGCCACAGGAAATACTCCGGTGATGGACTTAAGCATCTTTAGTGGTATGCGTACCTTAGCCGCTAATATTGCGGTGGAAATGCCGGAGGCAGAAGTCAATAGCTCCCATTATCGGGTGCTATTTTTAGCCGCATTCTTGCTTTTTGTTTTCACCTTCTTATTTAACACGGTTGCCGAGTTTGTTCGCCAGCGACTGCGTGACAAATACAGTTCAATGTAG
- the phoB gene encoding phosphate regulon transcriptional regulator PhoB has product MTRKILVVEDEVAIRDMLCLMLEQKGFIPEPAGDYQQALSLLTEPYPELILLDWMLPGGSGIKLIKQLKENEHTRHIPIVMLTARAEEEDKIKGLDVGADDYITKPFSVKELTSRLNAVLRRVAPTAVDDIIEVQGLKLDPVSHRVSAHDQQLELGPTEFRLLHFFMTHPERVYSREQLLNNVWGTNVYVEDRTVDVHIRRLRKAISHSQHHLFIQTVRGAGYRFSTRL; this is encoded by the coding sequence ATGACGCGAAAAATTCTCGTGGTAGAAGATGAAGTCGCCATTCGTGATATGTTGTGTTTGATGTTAGAACAAAAAGGCTTTATCCCTGAGCCCGCAGGCGATTACCAGCAAGCGCTGAGTCTGCTTACAGAGCCCTACCCTGAGCTTATTTTATTAGATTGGATGCTACCTGGTGGCAGCGGCATCAAGTTAATTAAGCAGCTGAAAGAAAATGAGCATACTCGCCACATACCGATTGTGATGTTGACCGCGCGCGCCGAAGAAGAAGATAAAATAAAAGGCCTAGATGTGGGCGCCGATGATTACATTACCAAACCCTTTTCCGTAAAAGAGCTGACTTCGCGTTTAAATGCGGTATTACGCCGCGTGGCGCCCACGGCCGTTGACGACATTATCGAAGTACAAGGACTGAAGTTAGATCCGGTGAGTCATAGAGTCAGTGCTCATGATCAACAACTTGAGTTAGGCCCTACCGAGTTTCGATTACTCCATTTTTTTATGACGCACCCCGAGCGAGTTTATAGCCGCGAGCAGTTATTAAATAATGTGTGGGGCACCAATGTCTATGTGGAAGACAGAACCGTAGATGTGCACATTAGACGCCTGCGCAAAGCCATTTCTCACTCGCAGCACCATTTGTTTATTCAAACGGTGCGCGGCGCCGGTTATCGTTTTTCCACTCGCCTTTGA
- the phoU gene encoding phosphate signaling complex protein PhoU, translating into MNNLNLKKHISGQFNTELEEVVNQVLVMGGLVEQQLIDAISAIHTQDLDLARLIVTKDQQVNLLEVDIDEDCTRIIAKRQPAASDLRLVLAIIKTITDLERIGDVAKRIGMMVIDNANKKQPPLVSMENMGLRTVKMLHEVLDAFARMDVVAAIEVHKEDAKVDREYESIIRELMTFMMEDPRSIPQVLNVLWCARSLERVGDRVQNIAEYIIYFVKGKDVRHRSDEDIYTLLDS; encoded by the coding sequence ATGAATAATCTTAATTTAAAAAAGCATATTTCTGGCCAGTTTAATACTGAGCTAGAAGAGGTTGTTAATCAGGTGCTGGTCATGGGTGGTTTAGTAGAGCAGCAGTTAATTGATGCCATTAGTGCCATTCATACTCAAGACTTAGATTTAGCACGCCTAATTGTGACAAAAGATCAGCAAGTGAATCTGCTTGAAGTCGACATAGATGAAGACTGCACCCGTATTATTGCTAAGCGCCAACCGGCAGCGTCGGACTTACGCTTGGTATTAGCCATTATTAAGACCATTACCGACTTAGAGCGTATTGGCGATGTGGCAAAACGCATTGGCATGATGGTGATAGATAATGCTAATAAGAAACAGCCACCTTTAGTGTCGATGGAGAATATGGGACTGCGCACCGTAAAAATGCTACATGAGGTGTTGGATGCCTTTGCCCGCATGGATGTAGTAGCGGCCATTGAAGTGCATAAAGAAGATGCCAAAGTGGATCGCGAGTACGAGTCTATTATTCGTGAGCTAATGACCTTTATGATGGAAGATCCGCGCTCCATCCCCCAAGTATTAAATGTATTGTGGTGTGCCCGCTCCTTAGAGCGGGTGGGTGATCGAGTGCAAAATATTGCCGAATACATTATTTATTTCGTTAAAGGAAAAGATGTACGCCACCGCAGTGATGAAGATATTTACACTCTTTTAGACTCTTAA
- the pstA gene encoding phosphate ABC transporter permease PstA — MNKWFKSGTPWIWMTGGAVSISLVAVLGLLLLIGWRGLTFFWPHSIYEWQVSTPQGEQYRVIGEIHDCEQVPVAQLRGAGLALEDVNSETLNRYLIKTGNREFVPLDFRWLLETNILARQQPTNLVVLERATHGNFYGVVEQIQQADTVLDGDVREQLKARIARVRTLNSEIKSLQNGEIGTINYQLEKLRLKQRRLELDGQISEATLADIHAQERQLRADYQVLEKQLFALREQAARDSVVVRDMRGEPVTISLGNVLDATWPNDMSLLAKTGHWFLQIGKFVSGEPREANTEGGVFPAIFGTVFMVILMAIIVTPLGVVAAIYLHEYAGKNNLTKMIRIAVINLAGVPSIVYGVFGLGFFVYMVGGSIDQLFYPESLPTPTFGSPGVLWSALTLAILTLPVVIVSTEEGLARIPSAVRQGSLALGATKAETLWRIVIPMASPAIMTGLILAIARAAGEVAPLMLVGVVKLAPSLPVDANFPYLHLERKFMHLGFHIYDVGFQSPNVEAARPLVYATSFLLVTVIIGLNLTAIGIRNHLREKFRALDQ, encoded by the coding sequence ATGAATAAATGGTTTAAGTCTGGCACGCCTTGGATTTGGATGACCGGCGGGGCCGTCAGTATTAGCTTGGTGGCAGTATTAGGATTATTACTGCTAATAGGTTGGCGCGGTTTAACCTTTTTCTGGCCACACAGTATCTATGAATGGCAGGTAAGCACCCCACAAGGTGAGCAATATAGAGTGATTGGTGAAATTCATGACTGCGAGCAAGTGCCAGTAGCTCAACTGCGCGGTGCCGGTTTAGCGCTTGAAGATGTAAATAGCGAAACGCTGAATCGTTATTTAATTAAAACTGGTAATCGTGAATTTGTGCCACTCGATTTTCGCTGGTTATTAGAAACCAACATTCTAGCACGTCAACAACCCACTAATTTAGTGGTATTGGAGCGTGCTACCCACGGTAATTTTTATGGGGTGGTAGAGCAAATACAGCAAGCAGATACCGTATTAGATGGCGATGTGCGTGAGCAATTAAAAGCTCGAATAGCGCGGGTACGCACGCTTAATAGTGAGATTAAGTCGCTGCAAAATGGCGAGATTGGCACCATTAACTATCAACTAGAAAAACTACGCCTTAAACAGCGCCGCTTAGAGCTAGATGGACAGATAAGTGAGGCGACGCTGGCTGATATCCATGCCCAAGAGCGCCAATTAAGAGCCGATTATCAGGTGTTGGAAAAACAGCTCTTTGCGCTGCGAGAGCAGGCCGCAAGGGACAGCGTGGTAGTGCGTGATATGCGCGGCGAACCGGTTACTATCTCATTGGGCAATGTGCTAGATGCCACTTGGCCCAATGACATGAGTCTGTTGGCCAAAACAGGGCATTGGTTTTTACAAATCGGTAAATTTGTCAGTGGTGAACCCCGAGAGGCGAATACCGAGGGCGGCGTATTTCCTGCTATTTTCGGTACTGTGTTTATGGTGATCTTAATGGCGATTATTGTCACGCCACTAGGAGTAGTAGCAGCGATTTATCTGCATGAATACGCAGGGAAAAATAATCTCACTAAGATGATCCGCATTGCGGTGATTAACTTAGCAGGCGTGCCCTCCATTGTGTATGGTGTATTTGGCTTGGGCTTTTTCGTGTACATGGTAGGGGGCTCAATAGATCAGTTGTTTTATCCTGAATCACTCCCTACGCCCACCTTTGGCTCGCCCGGTGTTTTATGGTCGGCGCTCACTTTGGCCATTTTGACCTTGCCGGTGGTGATTGTTTCTACCGAAGAAGGCTTAGCGCGCATTCCAAGTGCAGTACGCCAAGGCTCACTGGCGTTAGGGGCCACGAAAGCTGAAACGCTGTGGCGGATTGTTATTCCTATGGCGAGCCCAGCCATTATGACGGGGCTTATTTTAGCCATCGCCCGCGCTGCCGGTGAAGTGGCGCCTTTAATGTTGGTGGGGGTGGTGAAATTGGCACCCAGCTTACCTGTGGACGCTAACTTTCCGTATTTACATTTAGAGCGAAAATTTATGCACTTGGGCTTTCATATTTATGACGTGGGTTTTCAAAGTCCTAACGTAGAGGCGGCACGGCCGCTCGTGTATGCCACCTCTTTTTTATTGGTGACGGTGATCATAGGCTTAAATTTAACCGCCATCGGTATTCGTAATCATCTTCGGGAAAAATTTCGCGCACTCGATCAATAA
- a CDS encoding PstS family phosphate ABC transporter substrate-binding protein, translating to MKGNTLVMALGLTAMLASASTLASQDRLADYEKVGGISGNLSSVGSDTLANMATLWGEAFTRYYPNVNIQIQAAGSSTAPAALTEGTAQFGPMSRAMKSNEIEAFEKRYGYKPTPVRVAIDALAVFVHKDNPIEGLSLDQVDAIFSSTLACGRSEKITQWGKTGLTGNWSQRDIQLYGRNSVSGTYGYFKDQALCKGDFKNNVNEQPGSASVVQSVSSSLNAIGYSGLGYSTSSVRAVPLAKVGSTDYIAANSENAISGDYPLSRFLYVYVNKHPNKPLGPMEAEFVKLMLSQQGQDIVSQDGYVSVPASVAATDLKKLGLE from the coding sequence ATGAAAGGCAATACCTTAGTAATGGCGCTGGGTTTAACGGCGATGCTGGCTTCAGCGTCGACACTGGCAAGCCAAGACCGCTTAGCTGACTATGAGAAAGTGGGGGGCATTTCTGGGAATTTATCGTCGGTGGGCTCAGACACCTTAGCCAATATGGCCACGCTATGGGGCGAGGCGTTCACCCGTTATTACCCTAACGTAAATATTCAAATTCAAGCGGCCGGCTCCTCTACCGCCCCCGCCGCACTTACCGAAGGTACGGCGCAATTTGGCCCCATGAGTCGCGCCATGAAAAGTAACGAAATTGAAGCCTTTGAAAAGCGCTATGGCTATAAACCCACGCCGGTGCGCGTGGCCATTGATGCGCTAGCGGTGTTTGTGCACAAAGATAACCCGATTGAAGGTTTAAGTTTGGATCAAGTAGACGCTATTTTTTCTAGTACTCTGGCTTGTGGCCGCTCAGAAAAAATTACTCAATGGGGTAAGACGGGCTTAACGGGTAACTGGAGCCAGCGTGATATTCAGCTCTATGGTCGTAATTCGGTGTCTGGTACTTATGGTTACTTTAAAGATCAGGCGCTGTGTAAAGGTGATTTTAAAAATAATGTCAACGAGCAACCTGGCTCTGCTTCTGTGGTGCAGTCGGTGTCGTCTTCATTAAACGCCATTGGTTACTCGGGCTTAGGTTATAGCACTTCGAGTGTACGAGCCGTCCCGTTAGCGAAGGTTGGCTCAACAGACTATATCGCGGCTAATTCAGAAAATGCCATTAGCGGTGATTATCCTTTATCGCGCTTTTTATATGTCTATGTCAATAAGCACCCTAATAAGCCATTAGGGCCAATGGAAGCCGAATTCGTTAAGTTAATGCTCTCTCAACAAGGCCAAGACATAGTGAGTCAAGATGGTTATGTCTCAGTGCCCGCCAGTGTGGCCGCCACTGATTTGAAAAAGTTAGGATTAGAGTAG
- the nadA gene encoding quinolinate synthase NadA: MTEAVDIYEFDYPFPAKPAALTVDQQRELTAEIKELLIARNAVLVAHYYTDPIIQALAEETGGCVSDSLEMARFGKEHSAKTLIVAGVRFMGETSKILSPEKTVLMPTLEAECSLDLGCPADEFTEFCDNHPDHTVVVYANTSAAVKARADWVVTSSIALEIVEHLDSEGHKIIWAPDRHLGAYIEKETGTEMLRWQAACIVHDEFRAKALKELKAQYPEAAVLVHPESPASVIALADAVGSTSQLIKAAQSLPNNKLIVATDQGIFYKMQQACPDKELVAAPTGGNGGTCRSCANCPWMAMNGLESIRDALRDGGSSHEIHVDEATRIKAMIPLERMLNFAAQLRLKVQSNI; encoded by the coding sequence ATGACTGAAGCTGTTGATATTTACGAATTTGATTATCCATTTCCCGCCAAGCCGGCTGCGCTGACGGTTGATCAGCAGCGGGAATTGACAGCAGAAATTAAAGAACTGCTTATTGCGCGTAATGCGGTATTAGTAGCGCATTATTATACAGATCCTATTATTCAAGCACTTGCCGAAGAAACCGGAGGTTGTGTTTCCGACTCTTTAGAGATGGCGCGCTTTGGTAAAGAGCATAGCGCTAAAACGCTGATCGTGGCCGGGGTGCGCTTTATGGGCGAAACCTCTAAGATCTTAAGTCCTGAAAAAACCGTGCTGATGCCTACTCTTGAAGCTGAGTGCTCGCTAGATTTGGGCTGCCCGGCAGATGAGTTTACTGAATTTTGTGATAATCACCCTGATCATACGGTGGTGGTGTACGCCAATACCTCGGCCGCCGTTAAAGCGCGCGCCGACTGGGTGGTGACCTCTAGCATAGCGCTAGAAATTGTTGAGCACTTAGACAGCGAAGGCCACAAAATTATTTGGGCGCCCGATCGCCATTTAGGTGCCTACATTGAAAAAGAAACCGGTACCGAAATGCTCCGTTGGCAAGCGGCTTGCATTGTGCACGATGAGTTTCGAGCTAAAGCGCTAAAAGAGCTTAAGGCACAATATCCCGAAGCGGCGGTATTAGTCCACCCAGAGTCTCCGGCGTCGGTCATTGCGCTGGCCGATGCGGTAGGCTCTACCAGTCAGTTGATTAAAGCGGCGCAAAGCTTACCTAATAACAAACTGATTGTGGCCACCGATCAGGGTATCTTCTACAAGATGCAACAAGCCTGCCCTGATAAAGAGCTAGTGGCTGCCCCCACTGGGGGAAATGGTGGGACCTGTCGAAGCTGTGCTAATTGCCCGTGGATGGCGATGAATGGCTTAGAGTCGATTCGTGATGCGCTGCGCGATGGCGGCAGCAGTCATGAAATTCACGTTGATGAAGCCACGCGTATTAAAGCCATGATCCCACTGGAGCGCATGCTTAACTTTGCCGCACAGCTGCGCCTAAAAGTGCAGAGCAATATATAG
- the phoR gene encoding phosphate regulon sensor histidine kinase PhoR: protein MQLHESSRGLWARLVFFYGAFLVLSLVIERVALGLLCATVLHLLWHYRFQHKLKVWLWRDRSLIPPHGKGSWESIFNGLYRQQQRQRARRRELARLIRRFRQGAEALPDAAVVIGHDGNIIWCNKLAQQLLGFRWPDDAGQHIGNLIRAPLFIAYMERGEFQEPLELSAPQREQTLLEFRVMDYIEDQLLLVVRDITRLRSLEQMRKNFVANVSHELRTPLTVLKGYLELLEEPPATDMWQKTQAVMLEQTLRMEALVQQLMTLSRIEASSPEDAQQVVDVPSMLSMLEHEAHALSGEKKHDVYFEVDDQLQVLGCAEQLRSIVSNLVYNAIRHTAHGCAIKVQWCRVGQQAYFAVIDKGEGIPAAHLARLTERFYRVDKARSRQTGGSGLGLAIVKHALAHHESQLTMTSEPNKGSCFSFMLPEHRVFKPKRDLFE from the coding sequence ATGCAGTTACATGAGTCCAGTCGTGGTTTATGGGCGCGGTTAGTCTTTTTTTATGGCGCTTTCTTGGTGCTGAGCTTAGTGATAGAAAGAGTGGCGCTGGGGCTGTTGTGTGCCACAGTGCTACATTTGTTATGGCACTATCGCTTTCAACACAAATTAAAAGTGTGGCTATGGCGAGACCGCAGCTTAATTCCGCCTCATGGCAAGGGCAGTTGGGAGTCTATTTTTAACGGGCTTTATCGACAGCAACAACGCCAGCGCGCCCGCCGTCGTGAATTAGCACGCCTTATCCGCCGTTTTCGCCAAGGCGCAGAAGCGCTACCCGATGCCGCCGTGGTAATTGGCCACGATGGCAATATTATTTGGTGCAATAAGCTTGCCCAGCAATTACTGGGCTTTCGCTGGCCAGATGACGCTGGCCAGCATATTGGCAACTTGATCCGCGCGCCTTTATTTATCGCCTATATGGAGCGCGGAGAGTTTCAAGAGCCATTGGAGCTTAGTGCGCCGCAACGCGAACAAACGCTGCTTGAGTTTCGAGTGATGGATTATATTGAAGACCAGCTGTTATTAGTGGTGCGCGATATCACTCGTTTGCGCAGCCTTGAGCAAATGCGTAAAAATTTTGTAGCCAATGTGTCCCATGAATTACGCACTCCGCTAACGGTGCTCAAGGGCTATCTGGAATTATTAGAAGAACCTCCAGCAACTGACATGTGGCAAAAGACGCAGGCTGTAATGTTAGAGCAAACGCTACGCATGGAAGCACTGGTGCAACAGTTAATGACACTGAGCCGCATTGAAGCATCAAGCCCTGAAGATGCGCAGCAAGTGGTGGATGTGCCTAGTATGCTTTCTATGCTGGAGCATGAGGCGCATGCCTTAAGTGGTGAAAAAAAGCATGATGTTTATTTTGAAGTAGATGACCAATTACAGGTGTTGGGGTGTGCTGAGCAGCTGCGCAGTATTGTATCTAATTTGGTTTATAACGCCATTCGCCATACCGCCCACGGTTGTGCCATTAAGGTGCAATGGTGCCGGGTAGGGCAACAGGCTTACTTTGCGGTTATTGACAAGGGTGAGGGGATACCGGCGGCGCATTTAGCTCGCCTCACTGAGCGTTTTTATCGCGTGGATAAAGCGCGCAGTCGCCAAACCGGCGGTTCGGGGTTGGGCTTGGCCATCGTTAAGCACGCACTGGCCCACCATGAATCTCAATTAACGATGACTAGCGAGCCCAATAAAGGCAGCTGCTTTAGTTTTATGTTACCTGAGCACCGAGTGTTTAAGCCCAAGCGTGATCTGTTTGAGTAA
- the pstB gene encoding phosphate ABC transporter ATP-binding protein PstB, translated as MMKLAMSHNTAQTLDPQQLTAEQTALQIRELNLFYGAKQALFNVDMNIAKGQVTAFIGPSGCGKSSLLRCINRMNDLVENCRIEGEIRLQEHNIYAKGVDVAALRRQVGMVFQRPNPFPKSIYENVVYGLRLQGINDRRRLDDAVERSLRAAALWDEAKDRLQENAFGLSGGQQQRLVIARAIAIEPEVLLLDEPTSALDPISTLVIEELINTLKQQFSVVIVTHNMQQAARVSDHTAFMYMGELIEYTDTNTLFTTPSQKKTEDYITGRYG; from the coding sequence ATGATGAAGTTAGCCATGAGTCACAATACCGCTCAAACACTGGATCCGCAGCAATTAACGGCTGAGCAAACGGCGCTGCAAATTCGTGAGCTTAATTTATTTTATGGCGCTAAACAGGCGCTATTTAATGTAGACATGAATATTGCTAAAGGCCAAGTCACGGCTTTTATTGGGCCCTCGGGATGTGGTAAGTCGTCGTTACTGCGCTGTATTAATCGCATGAATGATTTAGTAGAAAACTGTCGAATTGAAGGTGAAATTCGCTTACAAGAGCACAATATTTATGCAAAAGGTGTGGATGTAGCGGCACTACGTCGCCAAGTAGGTATGGTATTTCAGCGGCCTAACCCGTTTCCCAAGTCCATTTATGAAAATGTGGTGTATGGCCTGCGTCTGCAAGGCATTAACGATAGACGCCGCCTCGATGACGCTGTAGAGCGCTCACTACGAGCGGCTGCGTTGTGGGATGAAGCGAAAGACCGCTTGCAAGAAAATGCCTTTGGCTTATCAGGCGGGCAACAACAGCGACTAGTGATAGCGCGCGCCATTGCCATTGAGCCCGAAGTCTTATTACTCGATGAGCCCACTTCGGCCCTAGATCCTATTTCTACATTAGTGATTGAGGAGCTGATTAATACCCTAAAGCAACAATTTAGTGTGGTGATCGTTACCCATAATATGCAGCAAGCGGCACGGGTATCGGATCACACCGCCTTTATGTACATGGGCGAGCTGATTGAATATACCGACACCAACACCTTGTTTACCACACCAAGTCAGAAAAAAACCGAAGATTACATTACCGGCCGCTACGGTTAA
- the rdgC gene encoding recombination-associated protein RdgC, with amino-acid sequence MWFKNLQIYRFTRPFDVSVEDLEKQLEALPFTPCGSQEQSKFGWVAPLGKQGQAITHVAGEQILLCAKKEDKMLPGSVINDMVAEKVETIELEQGRALKKKEKDAIKEEIIVDLLPRAFSRFQQTFAWINPQDGFIAVDASSAKRAEDLLALLRKSIGSLPVVPLAMTTPPELTLTEWLKDGTAPAGFALEDEVELRSALEHGGIIRAKQHDLLSEEIKVHLEADKLVTKLALNWAETVSFILSDDMSIKRLKFSEELREENDDVTSEDAVARFDADFALVTGELSRFIPDLIAALGGEEQR; translated from the coding sequence ATGTGGTTTAAGAACCTGCAGATTTATCGTTTTACCCGCCCGTTTGATGTGTCAGTGGAAGATCTGGAAAAGCAGCTCGAAGCCCTGCCCTTTACCCCTTGTGGTAGCCAAGAGCAGTCTAAATTTGGTTGGGTAGCGCCTTTGGGTAAACAAGGCCAGGCCATTACTCACGTTGCCGGTGAGCAAATTTTATTGTGTGCGAAAAAAGAAGATAAGATGCTACCAGGCTCAGTCATCAATGACATGGTGGCTGAAAAAGTAGAAACCATTGAGCTTGAACAAGGCCGCGCGCTAAAAAAGAAAGAAAAAGACGCCATTAAAGAAGAGATTATTGTCGACTTATTACCCCGCGCCTTTAGCCGTTTTCAACAAACATTTGCCTGGATCAATCCTCAAGATGGTTTTATTGCCGTGGATGCTAGCTCGGCGAAACGCGCCGAAGACTTATTGGCTTTATTACGCAAAAGCATTGGCTCACTGCCCGTCGTCCCCTTAGCCATGACTACGCCACCTGAGCTCACCCTGACCGAGTGGCTAAAAGATGGCACGGCACCGGCCGGCTTTGCTCTAGAAGATGAAGTAGAGCTGCGCTCGGCACTAGAGCATGGCGGTATTATTCGCGCCAAGCAGCATGACTTATTAAGTGAAGAAATTAAGGTGCATTTAGAAGCCGATAAACTGGTGACTAAGTTAGCCCTTAATTGGGCAGAAACGGTGAGCTTTATTTTAAGCGATGATATGAGTATTAAACGCTTAAAATTCTCAGAAGAGTTGCGCGAAGAAAACGACGATGTCACCAGTGAAGACGCCGTCGCCCGCTTTGATGCCGATTTTGCCTTAGTTACCGGTGAATTATCGCGTTTTATTCCCGATCTTATCGCCGCCTTAGGGGGCGAAGAACAGCGCTAA